From a single Streptomyces sp. 1331.2 genomic region:
- a CDS encoding DUF4232 domain-containing protein: MSVRRVLFVPAALALGAALSLTACQSGGGSGGAQQSAKPTQAAPAGSAPTAGTVAAPLAGTSAAPVSGASATPAANGAPGRAESPAAPAAPGGGGGDSYAYSHPCESKKLSVRVTSRAGAPSQRVIEVRNQGTTACGLGYYPLLSLGDSHSADRGKDVRPLVPSGLGGAPAYPVAPGRTAYAVLDLNPGGAGSGTVSGVDEVNVLADGDHMPVAETLNFPLGQGAKVLRPKLGLYRDSVADAAASAATADRQS, encoded by the coding sequence ATGTCCGTTCGTCGTGTTCTGTTCGTCCCGGCTGCCCTCGCCCTCGGGGCCGCGCTCAGCCTGACCGCCTGCCAGTCCGGTGGCGGTTCGGGCGGTGCGCAGCAGTCGGCGAAGCCCACCCAGGCGGCCCCGGCCGGCTCGGCTCCGACGGCCGGGACGGTGGCCGCGCCGCTGGCCGGTACTTCGGCTGCACCGGTGTCAGGGGCTTCGGCCACGCCTGCCGCCAACGGCGCTCCGGGGCGCGCCGAGTCGCCTGCTGCGCCCGCTGCCCCGGGCGGGGGCGGCGGTGACAGCTACGCGTACTCCCACCCCTGCGAGTCGAAGAAGCTGTCGGTCCGGGTGACCAGCCGGGCCGGGGCGCCGAGCCAGCGGGTGATCGAGGTCCGCAACCAGGGGACGACGGCCTGCGGTCTGGGCTACTACCCGCTGCTGAGCCTCGGTGACTCGCACTCGGCCGACCGCGGCAAGGACGTCAGGCCGCTGGTGCCCAGCGGGCTGGGCGGTGCCCCGGCGTACCCGGTGGCGCCCGGCCGGACGGCGTACGCGGTGCTCGACCTCAACCCGGGTGGGGCGGGCTCCGGCACCGTGTCCGGTGTCGACGAGGTGAACGTCCTGGCCGACGGGGACCACATGCCCGTCGCCGAGACGCTGAACTTCCCGCTCGGGCAGGGCGCGAAGGTGCTCAGGCCGAAGCTGGGCCTGTACCGCGACAGCGTGGCGGATGCGGCCGCCTCGGCGGCCACCGCGGACCGGCAGTCCTGA
- a CDS encoding helix-turn-helix domain-containing protein: MGVETDEFAAMLRELKERSGRSYGALATRLHVSTSTLHRYCNGAAVPAEYAPVERLARACGARDEELVELHRRWILADAARRREAGAAGTATAQAATAKPEPAPAPQPASAPVPVPANTNAPANAPAEEVEPVRPVDPSVEPRRRTRTRVLLSAVAVAALAALVSVFVLREGGGATDTTTSPTAAAAPTPVSGPAATTPATAPAAAPPDATGSPTAGSPAAASPTSSPSPEENTAPFHVNVLADNWGSPCGQWFLSSRTPSQVAPPPDSAARTGSWAAGQHAVPAGHLRLELTALGKNPTPVVLNDVYVHIVSTQPAPKWNAYTPGAGCGGALVPASFAVDLDSPSPHAVPVAGREGTKKTPVTDFPYRVSDTDPQVIDVDATTLSQDVTWYLELKWNSGLSHGTLRVDDNGRPFRTVGLRGAPGYFYNGKAWAPSPVDG; the protein is encoded by the coding sequence ATGGGTGTGGAGACCGACGAGTTCGCGGCGATGCTGCGGGAGTTGAAGGAGCGCTCCGGCCGCAGCTACGGCGCGCTGGCGACCCGGCTGCACGTCAGCACCTCCACGCTGCACCGCTACTGCAACGGCGCTGCCGTTCCGGCGGAGTACGCGCCCGTGGAGCGCCTGGCCCGGGCCTGCGGGGCACGCGACGAGGAACTGGTCGAGCTGCACCGGCGCTGGATCCTGGCCGATGCGGCCCGGCGGCGGGAGGCGGGTGCGGCCGGTACGGCAACGGCCCAGGCTGCCACCGCCAAGCCGGAGCCCGCGCCCGCGCCACAGCCCGCAAGCGCACCCGTGCCCGTGCCCGCAAACACCAACGCACCCGCAAACGCACCCGCAGAGGAGGTGGAACCCGTGCGCCCCGTGGACCCGTCCGTCGAGCCGCGCCGCCGTACCCGCACCCGCGTGCTGCTGAGCGCCGTGGCCGTCGCCGCCCTGGCCGCGCTGGTCTCGGTCTTCGTGCTGCGCGAGGGCGGCGGCGCGACGGACACGACCACCTCCCCGACGGCCGCAGCGGCCCCCACCCCGGTCAGCGGGCCCGCCGCCACGACGCCCGCCACGGCGCCCGCGGCCGCTCCCCCGGACGCCACCGGCAGTCCGACCGCCGGATCCCCCGCCGCCGCCTCTCCCACCTCCTCCCCATCGCCCGAGGAGAACACCGCCCCGTTCCACGTCAACGTCCTCGCCGACAACTGGGGCAGCCCCTGCGGCCAGTGGTTCCTCTCCTCCCGCACCCCCTCCCAGGTGGCCCCGCCCCCGGACTCCGCCGCCCGCACCGGGAGCTGGGCGGCCGGGCAGCACGCCGTACCGGCCGGGCACCTGCGCCTTGAGCTGACCGCCCTGGGCAAGAACCCGACCCCGGTCGTGCTGAACGACGTGTACGTGCACATCGTCAGCACCCAGCCCGCGCCGAAGTGGAACGCCTACACGCCCGGCGCGGGCTGCGGCGGGGCCCTCGTCCCGGCGTCCTTCGCGGTGGACCTCGACTCGCCCTCACCGCACGCCGTCCCCGTCGCGGGCCGGGAGGGTACGAAGAAGACCCCGGTCACCGACTTCCCCTACCGGGTCTCGGACACCGACCCGCAGGTGATCGACGTGGACGCCACCACGCTCTCCCAGGACGTCACCTGGTACCTCGAACTGAAGTGGAACAGCGGCCTCAGCCACGGCACGCTGCGCGTGGACGACAACGGCCGCCCCTTCCGCACCGTGGGCCTGCGGGGCGCGCCCGGCTACTTCTACAACGGCAAGGCCTGGGCCCCGTCCCCCGTCGACGGTTGA
- a CDS encoding TetR/AcrR family transcriptional regulator produces the protein MSDRVVPEPQRRRRRPTKQGVVLSAGLIVDTAIRLIGQHGAEALTVRRLGAALGADPSAVYRYFHSTDDLLLAIADELIGRAQHGWQPTGDWRADLRAIGLRIHASYQAHPQAALLAAHRTTGRTHEIAAVEAILGTLRTAGFPDAEAVRVYHAFVDQSLAFAALDAAALALPAPAAAADLQVWQASYARLDAAAHPHIAATAHLLTSDMRRSGYPYALDLLLDAAAARLRSADTGPDG, from the coding sequence ATGAGCGATCGCGTAGTCCCGGAACCGCAGCGCAGGCGGCGGCGCCCCACCAAGCAGGGCGTCGTCCTCTCGGCCGGGCTGATCGTCGACACCGCGATCCGGCTGATCGGACAGCACGGCGCCGAGGCGCTCACCGTACGGCGGCTGGGCGCGGCACTGGGCGCCGACCCGAGCGCGGTCTACCGCTACTTCCACAGCACCGACGACCTGCTGCTCGCGATCGCCGACGAGCTCATCGGCCGCGCCCAGCACGGCTGGCAGCCCACCGGGGACTGGAGGGCCGACCTGCGCGCCATCGGCCTGCGCATCCACGCCAGTTACCAGGCCCACCCGCAGGCCGCGCTGCTCGCCGCCCACCGCACCACCGGCCGTACCCACGAGATCGCCGCCGTCGAGGCCATCCTCGGCACCCTGCGCACCGCCGGCTTCCCGGACGCGGAGGCCGTCCGCGTCTACCACGCCTTCGTCGACCAGAGCCTCGCCTTCGCCGCCCTGGACGCCGCCGCCCTCGCCCTGCCCGCGCCCGCCGCGGCTGCGGACCTCCAGGTCTGGCAGGCCTCCTACGCCCGCCTCGACGCCGCGGCCCACCCGCACATCGCCGCCACCGCCCACCTGCTCACCTCGGACATGCGCCGCAGCGGCTACCCGTACGCGCTGGACCTGCTCCTCGACGCCGCCGCGGCCCGGCTCCGGTCGGCGGACACCGGACCGGACGGCTGA
- a CDS encoding amidohydrolase, with product MTEADLVFTGGPVHTGDAARTRATSLAVIGERIAAVGHDEVRELIGPRTEVVDLTGKLLLPGFQDAHIHAVFGGTELAVCDLTGTVGVADYLERIRAYAEADPGREWITGSGWSMESFGGGLPTRQLLDSVVPDRPVYLTNRDHHGAWANTRALELAGLTRDTPDPADGRIEREPDGTPSGMLQEGATALVARLLPPSTAADRLEGLLRAQRLLHSLGITGWQDALLGEFNGQPDPSDAYLAAARSGALTARVTGALWWQRDRGAEQIPELVRRRAESSHGRFRAGSVKIMQDGIAENFTAAMTSPYLDGCGCATANSGLSFVDPAALRGYVTELDALDFQVHFHALGDRAVREALDAVEAARTANGRRGARHHLAHLQVVHPDDLARFAQLGAIANIQPLWAAHEPQMDELTIPFLGPERAAWQYPFGALQRAGATLAAGSDWPVSSPDPLAGLHVAVNRMEPGATDGRVFLPEQRLDLGSAIAAYTAGSAYVNGHDDAGVLAAGRLADLVVLDRDILTGPAEEIAEARVLRTYVGGESVHAAD from the coding sequence ATGACCGAGGCCGATCTGGTATTCACCGGCGGACCCGTGCACACCGGCGACGCCGCCCGCACGCGGGCGACCTCGCTGGCGGTGATCGGCGAACGGATCGCCGCCGTCGGGCACGACGAGGTCCGGGAGTTGATCGGGCCGCGGACCGAGGTCGTGGACCTCACCGGCAAACTGCTGCTGCCCGGCTTCCAGGACGCGCACATCCACGCGGTGTTCGGCGGCACCGAGTTGGCCGTCTGCGACCTCACCGGCACGGTCGGCGTCGCCGACTACCTGGAACGGATCCGGGCGTACGCCGAGGCCGACCCCGGGCGGGAGTGGATCACCGGCAGCGGATGGTCGATGGAGAGCTTCGGCGGCGGCCTGCCGACCCGCCAGCTGCTCGACTCCGTCGTCCCCGACCGGCCGGTGTACCTCACCAACCGGGACCACCACGGCGCCTGGGCCAACACCCGGGCGCTGGAACTCGCCGGCCTCACCCGGGACACCCCCGACCCGGCCGACGGGCGGATCGAGCGCGAGCCCGACGGCACCCCCAGCGGCATGCTCCAGGAGGGCGCCACCGCGCTCGTCGCCCGGCTGCTGCCGCCGTCCACTGCCGCCGACCGGCTGGAGGGGCTGCTGCGCGCCCAGCGGCTGCTGCACTCGCTCGGCATCACCGGCTGGCAGGACGCCCTGCTCGGCGAGTTCAACGGCCAGCCCGACCCGTCCGACGCCTACCTGGCCGCGGCGCGCTCCGGCGCACTGACCGCCCGGGTGACCGGCGCGCTCTGGTGGCAGCGCGACCGCGGCGCCGAACAGATCCCCGAACTCGTCCGGCGGCGCGCGGAGTCGAGCCACGGACGGTTCCGGGCCGGCTCGGTGAAGATCATGCAGGACGGCATCGCGGAGAACTTCACCGCCGCGATGACCAGCCCCTACCTGGACGGGTGCGGCTGCGCCACCGCCAACTCCGGCCTCAGCTTCGTCGATCCGGCCGCGCTGCGCGGCTACGTCACCGAACTGGACGCGCTCGACTTCCAGGTGCACTTCCACGCGCTCGGCGACCGCGCCGTCCGCGAGGCGCTGGACGCCGTCGAGGCCGCCCGCACCGCCAACGGCCGGCGCGGCGCCCGGCACCACCTCGCCCACCTCCAGGTCGTCCACCCGGACGACCTCGCCCGCTTCGCGCAGCTGGGGGCGATCGCCAACATCCAGCCGCTGTGGGCCGCCCACGAACCGCAGATGGACGAACTGACGATCCCCTTCCTCGGGCCCGAACGCGCCGCCTGGCAGTACCCGTTCGGCGCCCTGCAGCGCGCGGGCGCCACCCTGGCGGCGGGCAGCGACTGGCCGGTGAGCAGCCCGGACCCGCTCGCGGGCCTGCACGTGGCGGTCAACCGGATGGAGCCGGGGGCCACCGACGGCCGGGTCTTCCTGCCCGAGCAGCGGCTCGACCTGGGCTCGGCGATCGCCGCGTACACGGCCGGGTCCGCATACGTCAACGGGCACGACGACGCGGGGGTGCTGGCGGCCGGGCGGCTCGCGGACCTGGTCGTGCTCGACCGGGACATCCTCACCGGGCCGGCGGAGGAGATCGCCGAGGCGCGGGTGCTGCGGACCTACGTGGGCGGGGAGTCGGTGCACGCGGCGGACTGA
- a CDS encoding APC family permease: protein MRQSLGLLDGAVIAASSTAATSSIGIGLGLMAGVVGLHLPAIMLLAFLPVLAIAGGYGRLNTVEPDAGSSYRWVGRTLSPWLGFLTGWVNTVGTVVFMAYTTTVTGSSVIQLLDQAHLRSIAGLRLDADSTVQCTLLGLVVLIGAALIAVRGLDLAARLQKALLVFEYAVLLGFCGYGLSAGDQPFSLQWYNPFDIPSFDAVAQGMVLAVFCYWGFESVFSVGEEVRDPRDASRGGMLALVVMLLLFLLAGTAFQRVLPMGELADNGAHGLTYFGTTLAHQPLAALPLIALMFSAVASLQSSVIPTARGLYAMGRDQALGPVWTRLHPRHATPAVGTLLITGVAVLLALASLAIPTVNDLISAAVNAIGIIVALYYALTAVAAAVRFRGLLRTHPAQGLRAVVGPLLGAAALLVVGGYLAWSFYDSTDHFELAADNGWFELTVVVLMVVTGLPAAAWARWRRRSPYFLERARPVPERPRPATEQAG from the coding sequence ATGCGGCAATCCCTCGGCCTGCTGGACGGCGCGGTGATCGCCGCCTCCAGCACGGCCGCCACCAGCAGCATCGGCATCGGCCTGGGCCTGATGGCCGGAGTGGTCGGCCTCCACCTCCCGGCGATCATGCTGCTGGCCTTCCTGCCCGTGCTCGCCATCGCGGGCGGGTACGGACGGCTGAACACCGTGGAACCGGACGCCGGCAGCAGCTATCGGTGGGTCGGACGCACCCTCAGCCCCTGGCTCGGCTTCCTCACCGGCTGGGTCAACACCGTGGGGACCGTCGTCTTCATGGCCTACACCACGACCGTCACCGGCTCCTCGGTCATCCAACTGCTCGACCAGGCCCACCTGCGCAGCATCGCCGGCCTGCGACTGGACGCCGACTCGACCGTCCAGTGCACCCTGCTCGGCCTGGTGGTCCTGATCGGCGCCGCACTGATCGCGGTACGCGGCCTGGACCTGGCGGCCCGACTGCAGAAGGCCCTGCTGGTGTTCGAGTACGCCGTGCTGCTCGGCTTCTGCGGATACGGGCTGTCCGCGGGCGACCAGCCGTTCTCGCTCCAGTGGTACAACCCCTTCGACATCCCCTCCTTCGACGCCGTCGCCCAGGGCATGGTGCTGGCGGTGTTCTGCTACTGGGGCTTCGAGTCGGTGTTCAGCGTCGGCGAGGAGGTCCGCGACCCACGCGACGCCTCCCGCGGCGGCATGCTCGCCCTCGTGGTGATGCTGCTGCTCTTCCTGCTCGCCGGCACCGCCTTCCAACGCGTACTGCCGATGGGCGAGTTGGCCGACAACGGCGCCCACGGGCTGACCTACTTCGGTACCACGCTCGCCCACCAGCCGCTCGCCGCACTGCCGTTGATCGCCCTGATGTTCTCCGCAGTCGCCTCGCTGCAGTCCTCGGTGATCCCCACCGCCCGCGGACTGTACGCGATGGGACGCGACCAGGCACTCGGCCCGGTCTGGACCCGACTGCACCCCCGGCACGCCACCCCCGCCGTCGGCACGCTGCTGATCACCGGCGTCGCCGTCCTGCTCGCCCTCGCCTCGCTGGCCATCCCGACCGTCAACGACCTGATCTCGGCCGCCGTCAACGCGATCGGCATCATCGTCGCCCTCTACTACGCGCTGACCGCCGTCGCGGCCGCCGTCCGCTTCCGCGGCCTGCTGCGCACCCACCCGGCGCAGGGCCTGCGCGCGGTGGTCGGCCCGCTGCTGGGCGCGGCGGCGCTGCTCGTCGTCGGCGGCTACCTGGCCTGGAGCTTCTACGACTCCACCGACCACTTCGAACTCGCCGCCGACAACGGGTGGTTCGAGCTCACCGTGGTGGTGCTGATGGTCGTCACCGGACTCCCGGCGGCGGCCTGGGCCCGCTGGCGGCGCCGCTCGCCGTACTTCCTGGAACGGGCCAGGCCCGTCCCGGAACGGCCCAGGCCCGCCACGGAGCAGGCGGGCTGA
- the pstS gene encoding phosphate ABC transporter substrate-binding protein PstS has translation MLQRNRRSTTLALSAVALAGALSLTACGSDDNKTGNTAASGSASGGGAVACGKGGTLLGAGSTAQGNAMDQWKTAYSAACSGTTINYSGGGSGAGVQQFTQGKVAFAGTDYVLKAADVEASKAVCSGGKAIDLPMVGGLVSLVYNVDNVDNLVLDGPTAAKIFDSQITKWNDPAIAALNPGAKLPDAEIQSFHRSDDSGTTFNLTSYFAKTSGGAWSAAPDKAWKGKGGQSANGSAGLSAQIKQVKNSIGYAELSYAQINNLRSAAISTGAAKPVEATAANAANTFATSTVVGTEGDLALSLDYGTKADNAYPIVLVTYEVVCDKGNKAETLDTLKSFLTYTIGDPAQQAIGEKGYVPLPATIADKVKTAVSTLA, from the coding sequence ATGCTCCAGCGCAACCGCCGGTCCACCACCCTCGCCCTGAGCGCGGTGGCGCTGGCCGGCGCCCTGTCGCTCACCGCGTGCGGAAGCGACGACAACAAGACGGGGAACACCGCGGCGAGCGGTTCCGCGAGCGGCGGCGGCGCGGTCGCCTGCGGCAAGGGCGGCACCCTCCTCGGCGCGGGCTCCACGGCGCAGGGCAACGCGATGGACCAGTGGAAGACGGCCTACTCCGCCGCCTGCTCCGGCACCACGATCAACTACAGCGGCGGCGGCTCCGGCGCGGGCGTCCAGCAGTTCACCCAGGGCAAGGTCGCCTTCGCGGGCACCGACTACGTGCTCAAGGCCGCCGACGTCGAAGCCTCCAAGGCGGTCTGCTCCGGCGGCAAGGCCATCGACCTGCCGATGGTCGGCGGCCTCGTCTCGCTGGTCTACAACGTGGACAACGTCGACAACCTGGTCCTGGACGGCCCGACCGCCGCCAAGATCTTCGACTCGCAGATCACCAAGTGGAACGACCCGGCCATCGCCGCCCTCAACCCGGGCGCCAAGCTGCCGGACGCCGAGATCCAGTCCTTCCACCGCTCGGACGACTCCGGCACCACCTTCAACCTGACCTCCTACTTCGCCAAGACCTCCGGCGGCGCCTGGAGCGCGGCCCCGGACAAGGCGTGGAAGGGCAAGGGCGGCCAGTCCGCCAACGGCAGCGCCGGCCTCTCCGCCCAGATCAAGCAGGTCAAGAACTCCATCGGCTACGCCGAGCTGTCCTACGCCCAGATCAACAACCTCAGGAGCGCCGCCATCAGCACCGGCGCCGCCAAGCCGGTCGAGGCCACCGCCGCCAACGCCGCCAACACCTTCGCCACCTCCACCGTCGTCGGCACCGAGGGCGACCTCGCCCTCTCCCTCGACTACGGCACCAAGGCCGACAACGCCTACCCGATCGTCCTCGTCACCTACGAGGTCGTCTGCGACAAGGGCAACAAGGCCGAGACCCTCGACACCCTCAAGTCCTTCCTCACCTACACCATCGGCGACCCCGCCCAGCAGGCCATCGGCGAGAAGGGCTACGTCCCCCTCCCCGCCACCATCGCCGACAAGGTCAAGACCGCCGTCTCCACCCTCGCCTGA